Proteins co-encoded in one Salvia splendens isolate huo1 chromosome 4, SspV2, whole genome shotgun sequence genomic window:
- the LOC121801522 gene encoding F-box protein At5g03100-like isoform X1 has product MDGTDCNTDCNKRTKIKCGSGFRVDRISELPDEITYIILSFLPLRQAAATSLLSRRWQHSWKHTSNLDFCDPHAFFTNTKSWRANKCHRVQMVNSVLESHQALFIKQFKFSIYVHKSAHATITKWLEFAQSRQVERLDLNFHNMIKTERSGIVLEDLVREMRPMKYLKALSLAAMKVSGQDISYFLKSCPMLRELNITQSSFTSDVHVSGNLEILRIRGCTFRKFVVEISAPLLYEIVADLYEVYFKAKPGALRFKNVPRLAIASLEIANLRYNAANTVVASTVSCFTSHLQKLILFIPYSKLKILLREGLPYMPNLKELYVVVSRIHAHRCLVPVTSIILACPQLQMFTFQFYVNETDERCPDNYECKQIYIYEPSRFYGCPHKRLKMLKFHGSCATDIVKLMTYISGCCVEYQKINTCSLHMSETQVQAHMRHIQQLLSRLPRQVEFKGFY; this is encoded by the exons ATGGATGGAACCGACTGCAATACCGACTGCAATAAGAGGACAAAGATCAAG TGTGGATCAGGGTTTAGGGTTGACAGAATCAGTGAGTTACCTGATGAGATCACATACATCATACTGTCTTTCCTACCCTTGAGACAAGCTGCGGCCACTAGCCTTCTTTCTCGCCGATGGCAGCATTCGTGGAAGCACACTTCTAATCTCGACTTTTGCGACCCACACGCCTTTTTTACCAATACCAAATCATGGCGTGCCAACAAGTGCCACCGTGTCCAAATGGTCAATTCGGTTCTTGAATCACATCAAGCCCTTTTCATTAAACAGTTTAAATTTTCGATTTATGTGCACAAATCAGCACATGCCACAATCACCAAATGGCTTGAATTCGCGCAGTCGAGACAAGTTGAGCGATTGGATTTAAACTTCCACAATATGATTAAGACTGAAAGGAGTGGGATTGTGTTAGAAGATTTGGTGCGAGAGATGAGGCCTATGAAATATCTCAAGGCTCTATCTCTCGCAGCTATGAAAGTGAGTGGTCAAGACATCTCCTATTTCCTCAAAAGTTGTCCCATGTTGAGGGAACTCAATATCACACAATCGTCTTTCACGTCTGATGTTCATGTCTCCGGCAATTTGGAGATTCTTCGGATACGTGGATGCACCTTTAGGAAATTCGTTGTCGAAATTTCTGCTCCACTTCTTTATGAAATTGTTGCCGATCTTTATGAAGTTTATTTCAAAGCAAAACCAGGCGCCCTACGGTTCAAGAATGTTCCAAGACTTGCCATAGCAAGTCTTGAAATTGCAAATCTAAGATATAATGCGGCCAATACTGTTGTTGCTTCAACAGTATCTTGCTTTACTTCCCATCTCCAAAAACTCATATTGTTTATCCCATACTCAAAACTTAAG ATTCTTTTAAGGGAAGGGCTTCCTTATATGCCTAATCTAAAGGAGTTGTACGTTGTAGTTTCGCGTATCCATGCGCACCGCTGTCTTGTGCCGGTAACATCTATAATATTGGCATGTCCTCAACTTCAGATGTTCACATTCCAG TTTTATGTGAATGAAACTGATGAAAGATGCCCAGACAACTATGAATGTAAGCAAATTTATATCTATGAACCATCGCGTTTTTATGGATGCCCACACAAACGTCTCAAAATGTTAAAGTTTCATGGATCGTGTGCAACCGATATCGTCAAATTGATGACCTATATTTCAGGTTGTTGCGTCGAATATCAAAAGATAAATACTTGTAGTCTACATATGAGTGAGACTCAGGTACAAGCTCATATGCGCCATATACAACAACTTCTATCCCGGTTACCTCGTCAAGTTGAATTCAAGggtttttattaa
- the LOC121801522 gene encoding F-box protein At5g03100-like isoform X2 has translation MDGTDCNTDCNKRTKIKCGSGFRVDRISELPDEITYIILSFLPLRQAAATSLLSRRWQHSWKHTSNLDFCDPHAFFTNTKSWRANKCHRVQMVNSVLESHQALFIKQFKFSIYVHKSAHATITKWLEFAQSRQVERLDLNFHNMIKTERSGIVLEDLVREMRPMKYLKALSLAAMKVSGQDISYFLKSCPMLRELNITQSSFTSDVHVSGNLEILRIRGCTFRKFVVEISAPLLYEIVADLYEVYFKAKPGALRFKNVPRLAIASLEIANLRYNAANTVVASTVSCFTSHLQKLILFIPYSKLKILLREGLPYMPNLKELYVVVSRIHAHRCLVPVTSIILACPQLQMFTFQFYVNETDERCPDNYECCCVEYQKINTCSLHMSETQVQAHMRHIQQLLSRLPRQVEFKGFY, from the exons ATGGATGGAACCGACTGCAATACCGACTGCAATAAGAGGACAAAGATCAAG TGTGGATCAGGGTTTAGGGTTGACAGAATCAGTGAGTTACCTGATGAGATCACATACATCATACTGTCTTTCCTACCCTTGAGACAAGCTGCGGCCACTAGCCTTCTTTCTCGCCGATGGCAGCATTCGTGGAAGCACACTTCTAATCTCGACTTTTGCGACCCACACGCCTTTTTTACCAATACCAAATCATGGCGTGCCAACAAGTGCCACCGTGTCCAAATGGTCAATTCGGTTCTTGAATCACATCAAGCCCTTTTCATTAAACAGTTTAAATTTTCGATTTATGTGCACAAATCAGCACATGCCACAATCACCAAATGGCTTGAATTCGCGCAGTCGAGACAAGTTGAGCGATTGGATTTAAACTTCCACAATATGATTAAGACTGAAAGGAGTGGGATTGTGTTAGAAGATTTGGTGCGAGAGATGAGGCCTATGAAATATCTCAAGGCTCTATCTCTCGCAGCTATGAAAGTGAGTGGTCAAGACATCTCCTATTTCCTCAAAAGTTGTCCCATGTTGAGGGAACTCAATATCACACAATCGTCTTTCACGTCTGATGTTCATGTCTCCGGCAATTTGGAGATTCTTCGGATACGTGGATGCACCTTTAGGAAATTCGTTGTCGAAATTTCTGCTCCACTTCTTTATGAAATTGTTGCCGATCTTTATGAAGTTTATTTCAAAGCAAAACCAGGCGCCCTACGGTTCAAGAATGTTCCAAGACTTGCCATAGCAAGTCTTGAAATTGCAAATCTAAGATATAATGCGGCCAATACTGTTGTTGCTTCAACAGTATCTTGCTTTACTTCCCATCTCCAAAAACTCATATTGTTTATCCCATACTCAAAACTTAAG ATTCTTTTAAGGGAAGGGCTTCCTTATATGCCTAATCTAAAGGAGTTGTACGTTGTAGTTTCGCGTATCCATGCGCACCGCTGTCTTGTGCCGGTAACATCTATAATATTGGCATGTCCTCAACTTCAGATGTTCACATTCCAG TTTTATGTGAATGAAACTGATGAAAGATGCCCAGACAACTATGAAT GTTGTTGCGTCGAATATCAAAAGATAAATACTTGTAGTCTACATATGAGTGAGACTCAGGTACAAGCTCATATGCGCCATATACAACAACTTCTATCCCGGTTACCTCGTCAAGTTGAATTCAAGggtttttattaa
- the LOC121800332 gene encoding glutamate receptor 2.7-like encodes MQVVSALMCLRRQMRSLPYAVQFEYMPLKNADQNSTIYNYDSLIQQLALKKVDAVVADITMSATRAQQVDFTIPYIESRISTVVPIKEKESAWDFMEPLTSKLWLAIGATFVFTGFVVWLLEYRLNEAASQADRDDFLVRLLNTNFITEGESEEQIRGDCVAICRARAIDELHCELDIFAQSDFRNITMKGKSV; translated from the exons ATGCAAGTGGTTTCTGCATTGATGTGTTTGAGGAGGCAAATGAGATCACTGCCTTATGCAGTTCAATTTGAATACATGCCTTTAAAAAATGCTGATCAAAATAGCACTATTTATAACtatgacagcctcattcaacaGCTAGCACTCAAG AAAGTTGATGCAGTGGTGGCAGATATAACGATGTCAGCCACGCGAGCACAGCAAGTAGACTTCACCATTCCCTACATAGAATCTAGGATTTCTACCGTTGTCCCAATAAAGGAAAAAGAGAGTGCTTGGGATTTCATGGAGCCTCTCACAAGCAAGCTCTGGCTCGCCATCGGAGCCACCTTCGTCTTCACCGGCTTTGTTGTATGGCTCCTCGAGTATCGCCTGAACGAAGCCGCCTCACAAGCAGATAGGGATGATTTTCTGGTTCGCCTTCTCAACACTAACTTTATCACAGA GGGAGAAAGTGAAGAGCAGATTCGTGGTGATTGTGTGGCTATTTGTCGTGCTCGTGCTATCGACGAGCTACACTGCGAACTTGACATCTTTGCGCAGAGCGACTTCCGCAACATAACAATGAAGGGTAAATCTGTTTAG
- the LOC121798960 gene encoding D-3-phosphoglycerate dehydrogenase 1, chloroplastic-like yields the protein MAATPISSAANKLTDQSPPLPLHATAARPSAAILSFSNSSISIQKLAISATSRNLSSRSSVVSVLKTARESEQASQPRNSDPEVKSPKPTILVSEKLGGAGLDLLRSYGDVECLYNLSPEDLCAKIGEFDALIVRSGTKVTRQVFEAAKGKLKVVGRAGVGIDNVDLQAATELGCLVVNAPTANTIAAAEHGIALLAGMARNVAQSDASMKAGQWQRNKYVGVSLVGKTLAIMGFGKVGSEVARRAKGLGMHVIAHDPYAPADRARALGVELVSFDQALSTADFVSLHMPLTPTTDKLFNDATFAKMKKGVRIINVARGGVIDEDALVRALDAGIVAQAALDVFTKEPPSKDSKLVQHENVTVTPHLGASTKEAQEGVAVEIAEAVVGALRGELSATAVNAPMVPPEVLSELAPYVNLAEKLGRLGVQLVAGGCGIQSVKVVYGSSRASDNMDTRLLRSMIVKGIIEPISDAHINLVNADFIAKQKGLRISEEKLLVDSSSESPIDSIQVQISNVGSKFESALLDNGNISIEGRVKDGVPHLTRVGAFSVDVSLEGNLILYRQVDQPGMIGTVGTILGESNVNVSFMSVSRTVTRVKAIVAIGVDEAPNKETLKKIGEVPAIEEFVFLDL from the exons ATGGCCGCAACACCCATTTCCTCCGCGGCAAACAAGCTGACAGACCAATCGCCGCCTCTTCCGCTCCACGCCACAGCCGCACGCCCCTCCGCCGCTATCCTTTCCTTCTCCAATTCATCCATCTCCATCCAGAAACTCGCAATCTCCGCCACCTCGAGGAATCTGAGCTCGCGCAGCTCCGTAGTCAGCGTTCTGAAGacggcgagggaatccgagcAGGCGTCGCAGCCGCGGAATTCAGATCCGGAGGTGAAATCGCCGAAGCCGACGATTCTGGTCTCCGAGAAACTCGGAGGGGCCGGTCTCGACTTGCTTAGGAGCTACGGGGACGTGGAGTGCCTCTACAATCTCTCACCGGAGGATTTGTGCGCGAAGATCGGGGAGTTCGATGCGCTAATCGTGAGGAGCGGCACGAAGGTGACGCGCCAGGTGTTCGAGGCGGCGAAGGGGAAGCTGAAGGTTGTCGGACGAGCTGGCGTGGGGATCGATAATGTGGATCTGCAGGCGGCGACGGAGCTTGGTTGTTTGGTGGTGAATGCGCCGACGGCGAACACGATCGCGGCGGCGGAGCATGGGATCGCGCTGCTCGCTGGCATGGCGAGGAACGTTGCTCAGTCTGACGCTTCAATGAAGGCTG GACAATGGCAACGTAACAAGTATGTTGGTGTCTCACTGGTTGGGAAGACACTGGCTATCATGGGATTCGGCAAGGTTGGTTCTGAGGTTGCAAGACGTGCTAAGGGCCTTGGAATGCATGTTATTGCGCATGACCCATATGCCCCGGCTGATCGAGCACGCGCTCTTGGTGTGGAGTTGGTGTCATTCGATCAAGCCCTCTCCACTGCGGACTTCGTGTCGCTCCACATGCCTCTTACTCCTACTACAGACAAGCTATTCAATGACGCAACATTTGCAAAGATGAAGAAAGGAGTGCGCATAATAAATGTTGCCCGTGGTGGTGTGATAGACGAGGATGCTCTAGTGAGAGCCCTTGATGCAGGCATAGTTGCACAG GCCGCCCTCGATGTCTTCACAAAGGAGCCCCCATCAAAAGATAGCAAACTAGTGCAACACGAAAACGTCACAGTTACACCACATCTTGGAGCTAGCACAAAGGAAGCACAG GAAGGAGTTGCAGTTGAAATAGCAGAGGCCGTTGTTGGTGCGCTGAGAGGGGAACTTTCTGCAACTGCAGTGAATGCTCCTATGGTTCCTCCAGAG GTCTTGTCCGAGTTGGCTCCTTATGTCAATCTGGCTGAGAAGCTGGGTAGACTAGGCGTCCAGTTAGTTGCTGGTGGATGCGGAATACAATCTGTGAAGGTGGTCTATGGCTCGTCCCGTGCCTCTGACAACATGGACACGAGACTTCTCCGATCCATGATAGTAAAGGGCATCATCGAGCCTATCTCAGATGCCCATATCAACCTTGTCAACGCAGACTTCATAGCCAAGCAGAAGGGTCTAAGAATCAGTGAGGAAAAGCTATTAGTCGACTCCTCTTCCGAGAGCCCCATCGACTCCATTCAGGTCCAGATAAGCAATGTGGGGTCAAAATTCGAGAGTGCATTGCTGGATAATGGGAACATAAGCATCGAGGGGAGAGTAAAGGACGGCGTGCCTCACCTGACACGTGTGGGAGCATTCAGTGTGGACGTTAGCCTCGAGGGAAATCTGATCCTCTACCGCCAAGTCGACCAGCCTGGCATGATCGGGACAGTTGGGACGATTCTTGGAGAGAGCAATGTAAACGTGAGCTTCATGAGCGTTAGCCGGACTGTGACGAGGGTGAAGGCTATTGTGGCCATCGGGGTGGACGAAGCGCCTAACAAGGAAACGCTCAAGAAGATAGGCGAAGTGCCGGCTATTGAAGAGTTTGTCTTCCTTGATCTCTGA